One window of the Zea mays cultivar B73 chromosome 3, Zm-B73-REFERENCE-NAM-5.0, whole genome shotgun sequence genome contains the following:
- the LOC100216622 gene encoding uncharacterized protein LOC100216622 — translation MKREGLETPPPPAKHPKNSSPTSATPIHSLTDDLLLQIFLRLPSLATLVRAALACRAWSRAVVSSPAFRRRFRELHRTPLLGFFFECPSPVQDPAIPLFPSFVPVRRREGDLSIAVRGGDFFLTCLQEHPIKSQSWDILDCRGGYVLLCNDGQPGAQAMAVVNPLARQCRSVDYRHVDALEGRRGTFFDLNGYLLCSEEDPASFRVVLIAHDESRVRATVFSSDTCEWQIHPWVDVPGPPRGSESWLLKCTMQSNGFLYMVYKNDGYMVTLNTATMEFSAEELPQLLKNERCSFSVGETINGAPCIVYAIGFTVGVMLSSTDVDGTKKWMLDRVTRFRWNQKCMYDGLLVLAVRDGFAYLATSNKTCFFAKSSWFWSLCLQTMKVENAFQRTYGTVAYPYVMAWPPCLVGNNGRSALDDGM, via the coding sequence ATGAAGCGCGAGGGCTTGGAGACCCCGCCGCCGCCGGCGAAGCACCCAAAAAATTCAAGCCCCACAAGTGCCACCCCCATCCACTCCCTCACGGACGACCTCCTGCTCCAGATCTTCCTCCGCCTTCCCTCCCTCGCGACGCTCGTCCGCGCCGCCCTCGCCTGCCGGGCTTGGAGCCGCGCGGTGGTCTCCTCCCCGGCCTTCCGCCGCCGCTTCCGGGAGCTCCACCGGACGCCCCTCCTCGGCTTCTTCTTCGAGTGCCCTAGCCCCGTCCAAGACCCGGCCATCCCGCTCTTCCCCTCATTCGTCCCCGTGCGCCGCCGCGAAGGGGACCTGTCCATCGCCGTCCGCGGCGGCGACTTCTTCCTCACATGCCTCCAGGAGCACCCCATCAAGTCCCAGTCCTGGGACATTCTCGACTGCCGTGGCGGGTACGTCCTCCTCTGTAATGATGGCCAACCAGGTGCGCAAGCAATGGCGGTGGTGAATCCCTTGGCGCGACAGTGCCGGTCAGTAGACTATCGCCATGTGGACGCCTTGGAAGGTCGCCGTGGGACTTTCTTTGATCTCAACGGCTACTTGCTCTGCTCGGAGGAGGACCCCGCATCGTTTCGGGTGGTCCTTATTGCCCACGACGAGTCCAGGGTGCGGGCTACTGTCTTCTCCTCGGACACATGTGAGTGGCAAATTCACCCGTGGGTTGATGTCCCAGGGCCACCACGGGGATCAGAAAGCTGGCTTCTGAAGTGCACCATGCAATCAAATGGGTTCTTGTATATGGTTTACAAGAATGACGGGTATATGGTCACGCTTAACACGGCGACAATGGAGTTCTCTGCTGAGGAGCTCCCTCAATTGTTGAAGAATGAACGCTGCAGCTTCAGTGTCGGAGAAACAATCAATGGTGCGCCCTGTATTGTTTATGCTATTGGCTTCACTGTTGGTGTGATGTTGAGCAGCACAGATGTGGATGGCACTAAGAAGTGGATGCTGGACAGGGTCACTAGGTTTCGTTGGAATCAGAAGTGCATGTATGACGGGCTCCTGGTTCTGGCAGTCAGGGATGGCTTTGCGTACTTGGCAACTTCAAACAAGACCTGTTTTTTCGCGAAATCAAGTTGGTTCTGGTCCCTCTGCCTGCAAACAATGAAAGTGGAGAATGCGTTTCAGAGGACATATGGCACTGTTGCATACCCCTATGTTATGGCATGGCCTCCTTGTTTAGTTGGTAACAATGGGAGGTCTGCACTTGATGATGGTATGTAG